DNA from Streptomyces sp. NBC_01476:
CGACGATCGCGAGTCCTTTTCCTCCCCAGAGGACGCCGGCCAGGGCCAGGCCCGCGGCAGTGATGCCGAACGACCAGCCGAAAGTTCTGAGGAGCACGTGCTTCCCACCCAATCCCTTGTGAATCCCTTGAGCAAGGGAGCCCCCGCGAGGTACGCGGCTTTACGAAACGTTGACCCCGAAGTCTAGGGCGATACCGCGAAGCCCGGAGGCGTACCCCTGGCCCACCGCCCGGAACTTCCATTCGCCGCCGTAGCGGTAGAGCTCGCCGAAGATCATGGCGGTCTCGGTGGAGGCGTCCTCGGTCAGGTCGTACCGGGCCAGCTCCACACCGTCGGCCTGGTTGAGCACGCGGATGTACGCGTCGCTGACCTGGCCGAAGGTCTGCACCCGGGCGTCGGCGTCGTAGATCGACACCGGGAAGACGACCTTGTCGACGGCGGCCGGGACCAGGCTCAGGTCGACCAGGATGGTCTCGTCGTCGCCGCCGGAGCCGCCGACCAGGTCGTCACCGGTGTGCTCGACGGAGCCCTCGGGGCTCTTGAGGTTGTTGTAGAAGACGAAGTATTCATCTCCCAGTACCCGGCCGTTGGCGCAGAGCAGCGCGCTGGCGTCCAGGTCGAAGTCGGCTCCGGTGGTCGAACGGGCCCTCCAGCCGAGGCCGATCTGCACCTGGGTGAGATTCGGCGCGGCCTTGGAGAGGGAGACATTGCCTCCCTTGGCGAGCGTGACGCCCATCGTGGTTCTTTCCTCCCCGCAGTTGGTGCCGCAGTTGGTGCCGGTTGTGCCGCAGTTGGCGCTGCGGTTGATCCCGCAGTTGATCCCGCAGTCGGTCCGGCGGTCGCTTCAGCGACGGCCGGCGGCGTCAGACGTTGACGCCGAAGTCCTGGGCGATGCCGCGCAGGCCGGAGGCGTAGCCCTGGCCGATGGCGCGGAACTTCCACTCACCGCCGTGCCGGTAGAGCTCGCCGAAGACCATGGCGGTCTCGGTGGACGCGTCCTCGGTCAGGTCGTACCGGGCCAGCTCGCGGTTGTCGGCCGCGTTCACCACCCGGATGTAGGCGTTGCGGACCTGGCCGAAGCTCTGCTGCCGGGTCTCGGCCTCGTAGATGGAGACCGGGAAGACGATCTTGGTGACGTCGGCGGGCACGGTGGCCAGGTTGACGTTGATCACCTCGTCGTCGCCCTCGCCCTCACCGGTGAGGTTGTCGCCGGTGTGCTCCACCGATCCGTCGGGGCTGCGCAGGTTGTTGAAGAAGACGAAGTGCGCGTCGGACAGGACCTTGCCCTGTTCGTTGGTGAGCAGCGCGCTGGCGTCGAGGTCGAAGTCGTTGCCGGTGGTGGTGCGGGCGTCCCAGCCCAGACCGACGACGACCGCCGTGAGGTTCGGCGCCTCCTTGGTCAGCGAGACATTGCCACCCTTGCTGAGGCTGACTCCCACGAGTCCTCCCGTCCGTTCGGCGCAGCCAGGCTGCGTGACGTGCGTGCTGTATGGGCCCTGCGTGCTGAACCTGCGGTTTTCGCGCGTGCCGGATCAACGAGCCGAGCTTAGTGACCGGTTCCCGCGGACTACAGCGCTTCGAGCGCCTTTGTGTACTCCTGGAGGTCCCGCGCGTCCGGCAGGCCGTTCACGATCGTCCAGCGGACCGTGCCCCGCTTGTCGATGACGAAGGTGCCGCGCAGCGCGCAGCCCTTGTCCTCGGCGAAGACGCCGTAGGCCCGGGAAGCCGTTCCGTGCGGCCAGAAGTCGGAAAGCAGCGGGAAGTCGAGCTCCTCGGAGTCGGAGAAGACCCGCAGCGCGTGCATCGAGTCGCACGAGACGGCCAGCACCTGTACGTCGTCGTTCTGGAAGGCGGGAAGCGCTTCCTGGACCGCGCGGAGTTCGCCGGTGCAGACGCTGGTGAAGGCGAAGGGGAAGAAGAGCAGCACGACGTTCTTGCGGCCCCGGAAGTGGCTCAGCCGCACGGTGCGACCGTGCTGGTCGCTCAGCTGGAAGTCGGGGGCGGGGGCGCCGGCTTCTGTCGGCACGGTACGGCTCCCTCTCGTACGGCTCCCTCTCGGCGGGAACGGCCCGCGCCCGTCACCGGGCAGCGACGGGCGCGCGGGGAGCCGCGCGCCCGGCCACATGCGATGGGCAGATGGCAGAGCACGCAGCCCCGGCGGCGCTGTCGGCACTGTTGGTTACCGCTGACCGCTTACCGCCGGGCGGCCCTCGCCGCCTTGGGGGTGACCAGACGGCTGCCGGTCCAGTCCCGCGCAGCGTTCACACTGCTGGTCTGGGCCAGGCCCGCGGTCTGCGCCGCCTCGCCGATCTCGCTGGGCTCGACGTGGCCGTCACGCCCCGTCTTCGGGGTCATCAGCCAGATCGGGGCGCCGGGGTCGACGGTCGACGTGGCGTCGACCAATGCGTCGGTGAGGTCGCCGTCGTCCTCGCGGAACCACAGCAGGACGGCGTCGGGCACGTCGTCGTACTCCTCATCGGCGAGCTCTTCGCCCGTGAGCTCCTCGATTGCCTCGCGGAGATCCTGGTCGCAATCCTCGTCGTACCCGAGCTCCTGGACCACCTGTCCGGGCTCGAAACCAAGCCGGCTCGCCGGGTTGGTCCGCTCCTCCGCGTGGTCCGCGGTCGCGCTCACGCTTTGCCTCCTGTCATGGGAACTGCATTGTTTCGCTGTGTCTGTATGTGCCCGCTGCGGCGCGAGCTTATTGGCGGTAGTCCACACGGGCGGGGCGGATCGCGCAAGTACCCGGCGTACGAGACAGCCGAAACGGTGACGATTCGACCGTCTTCCCCGCATCCCGCACTCAGGTTTTCGCTTCCATGGTGACGCAGATCACTCCGGTTTGTCGGTGTTGCGGGCGATTGGGTCCACGCGTCGGTCGCGGGTCCTGCTGGGCGTACAGTTCACGTTCGGCCGCACACCCACCCACCGAACCCACCGGCCCGCCGGTTACCGCACGGTAGAGATGACGTATCGAACGCCGCGGTACACGATGGATGCGGCGACCCAGCAGAGCACCTCTATCAGTGAAGGAACAGCGTGGCTTCCGGATCCGATCGCAACCCGATCATCATTGGTGGCCTTCCCAGCCAGGTCCCGGATTTCGATCCCGAGGAAACGGCGGAATGGCTCGACTCGCTCGATGCGGCCATCGACGAGCGCGGCCGCGAGCGTGCCCGCTACCTGATGCTCCGCCTCATCGAACACGCCCGCGAAAAGCGGGTCGCGGTACCCGAGATGCGCAGCAGCGACTACGTCAACACTATCGCCACCAAGGACGAGCCGTTCTTCCCCGGCAACGAGGAGATCGAGCGCAAGATCCTCAACGCCACCCGGTGGAACGCCGCGGTGATGGTGTCCCGGGCGCAGCGGCCGGGGATCGGCGTCGGCGGGCACATCGCGACCTTCGCCTCCTCCGCCTCCCTGTACGACGTGGGTTTCAACCACTTCTTCCGCGGCAAGGACGACGGGACCGGCGGCGACCAGATCTTCTTCCAGGGGCATGCCTCCCCCGGCATCTACGCCCGCGCCTTCCTGCTCGACCGGCTCACCGAGGCGCAGCTGGACGCGTTCCGGCAGGAGAAGTCGAAGGCGCCCGACGGTCTGTCCAGCTACCCGCACCCGCGGCTGATGCCGGACTTCTGGGAGTTCCCGACCGTCTCCATGGGCCTGGGCCCGCTGGGCGCGATCTACCAGGCCCGGATGAACCGCTACATGCAGGCGCGCGGTATCGCCGACACCTCCTCGTCGCATGTCTGGGCGTTCCTCGGCGACGGCGAGATGGACGAGCCGGAGTCGCTCGGCCAGCTCTCCATCGCCGCCCGCGAGGGGCTGGACAACCTCACCTTCGTGGTCAACTGCAATCTGCAGCGGCTCGACGGCCCGGTGCGCGGCAACGGCAAGATCATCCAGGAGCTGGAGTCGCAGTTCCGCGGCGCCGGCTGGAACGTCATCAAGCTGGTCTGGGACCGCTCCTGGGACCCGCTGCTGGCCCAGGACCGCGACGGCCTGCTGGTCAACAAGATGAACATCACACCGGACGGGCAGTTCCAGACGTACGCCACCGAGACGGGCGCGTACATCCGTGAACACTTCTTCGGCGACGACCAGCGGCTGCGCAAGATGGTCGAGGGCATGACCGACGAGCAGATCCTGCACCTCGGGCGCGGCGGCCACGACCACCGCAAGGTCTTCGCGGCCTACACCGCGGCCATGGAGCACCGGGGCCAGCCGACCGTCATCCTCGCCCAGACCATCAAGGGCTGGACGCTGGGGCCGAACTTCGAGGGCCGCAACGCGACCCACCAGATGAAGAAGCTCACCGTCGACGACCTCAAGCGGTTCCGGGACCGGCTGCACCTGCCGATCACCGACAAGCGGCTCGACGAGGGCTACCCGCCCTACTACCACCCGGGCCGGGACTCCGAAGAGATCCAGTACATGCACGACCACCGCAAGAGCCTGGGTGGTTACGTGCCGAGCCGGGTGGTCCGCGCCAAGCCGCTGCCGCAGCCGCCGGACAAGACGTACGCGACCGCGAAGAAGGGCTCAGGCCAGCAGTCGATCGCCACCACCATGGCGTTCGTCCGGGTCCTGAAGGACCTGATGCGGGACAAGGAGATCGGCAAGCGCTTCGTGCTGATCGCCCCGGACGAGTACCGCACCTTCGGCATGGACGCCTTCTTCCCGAGCGCGAAGATCTACAACCCGCTGGGCCAGCAGTACGAGTCGGTGGACCGCGAACTGCTGCTCGCGTACAAGGAGTCGCCGACCGGCCAGATGCTGCACGACGGCATCTCGGAGGCCGGCTGCACCGCCTCGCTGATCGCCGCCGGCTCCGCCTACGCCACCCACGGCGAGCCGCTGATCCCGGTGTACGTCTTCTACTCGATGTTCGGGTTCCAGCGCACCGGCGACCAGTTCTGGCAGATGTCCGACCAGCTCGCGCGCGGCTTCGTGCTCGGTGCGACGGCCGGCCGGACCACCCTCACGGGTGAGGGCCTGCAGCACGCCGACGGTCACTCGCAGCTGCTGGCCTCGACCAACCCGGCGTGTGTGGCCTACGACCCGGCGTACTCCTTCGAGATCGCCCACATCGTGCAGGACGGTCTGCGCCGGATGTACGGCGAGACCGCCGACGGCAGGCCCGGCGAGGACATCTTCTACTACCTGACCGTCTACAACGAGCCGATCCAGCATCCGGCCGAGCCGGCCGACGTGGACGTCGAGGGCATCCTCAAGGGCGTCCACCGCCTCAAGGCCGGCGAGGCGGGCGCGATCCCGGCGCAGATCATGGCGTCCGGTGTCGCGGTCCCGTGGGCGCTGGAGGCGCAGCGGCTGCTCGCCGCGGACTGGAACGTACGGGCCGACGTATGGTCCGCGACCTCCTGGAACGAGCTGCGGCGCGAGGCGGTCGAGGTCAAGCAGCACAACCTGCTGCACCCGGAGGAGGAGCAGCGCGTCCCGTACGTGACGCGGAAGCTCTCCGGGGCCGAGGGCCCGTTCGTGGCGGTCTCGGACTGGATGCGCTCGGTGCCGGACCAGATCGCCCGCTGGGTACCGGGGCGGTACGCCTCGCTCGGCGCGGACGGCTTCGGTTTCGCGGACACCCGCGGGGCGGCCCGGCGGTTCTTCCACATCGACGCCCAGTCGATCGTGCTCGCCGTGCTGACCGAGCTGGCCCAGGACGGCAGGATCGACCGTTCGGTGCTCAAGCAGGCCGTCGACCGGTACCAGCTGCTGGACGTGGCGGCGGCCCATCCGGGTGCCGCGGGCGGCGACGCGTAAGCGGTTTTGAGCCGATTTTCCTGGCCCCGGCCGGTGGTAATACCACCGGCCGGGGCCTTTTTTCTGGCTTTTCGTGGCTTTTCGCGCCGGTCAGGACCTATCCGGGTAGAGATTCGGCACGTAACCTCTACTGTCCTTATTCCGTTGCCAAACGTGACGTCCGTCACGCAGCGGCCCTGCGCCGGACCGTGTCTTCTAACCTGCAGGGAGGAGGCACTGCCCACTGACGGCACCGCTCCTCACCGCCCTTTTACCGCTCAGCACCTCTCAGTACCTCTCAGTACCTCTCCGTACCGCCCCTTACCCCGGACCGGCCCGCTGATCGCGGGAATGAATGCGCGAGGCAACCGCGAGTGACCCTTTTCTATCTGCGTACCAGCCCTGCCGCCGTGCGAGTTCTGCTCGCCCTGGCCGTCGTCTTCGTCATGCTGGCGACCACCGGGTGGACCGCGGTCCGCCCGCACGGCCTCCCCGACGCGCGGGCGGCCTCCATCTCCGCGTGGATGAGCGGCAAGGTCGGCCTGCGCAGACTGCCCGACCCGAAGGCGGCGCCCGGCGCCATCGCACGTTTCTTCGCCTCGCTCACCGCCACCCAGCGGCTCGGCCTCGCCAAGCGCTACCCCCTGGTGGTCGGCAACCTCAACGGCGCCCCGACGGCGCTGCGCTACCTCGCCAACCGCCTCGCCCTCACCGAGGCCCGCAGCGCGGAGCGGGCGCTCTACCGCAGCGGCAAGCTCACCCCGGTCGGCCGGCAGAACGCGCGCCTGCTGGTGGAGCGGTACACCTCGCTGCTCACCGGCAACCGGCAGATCCTCGCCTTCGACCCGACCGGCGCCGGGCGCGCCGCCGAGGTCCTCGGCGACCTCGACACCGCCTCCCGGATCTCGATCGTGGTCCCCGGCGTCGACACCGACATGCTCAGCTTCGAGCGGGACGACAAGCCGTACCAGGCACCGGCCGGCATGGCACGGGAGCTCTACGGCGCCGAGGCATCCGCCGACCCCGGCGCGCACACCGCGGTCGTCGCCTGGGCCGACTACACCACCCCCATCGGGGTCGGCCTGGACGCCTCCACCGGCCTGGACGCCGAGCGCGGCGCCGTCCGGCTCGAAGGACTGGTCACCGCGCTGCCCCGGCAGGCCGAGGTGGCGCTGTTCTGCCACTCCTACGGCTCGGTGCTGTGCGGTGTGGCGGCCCCCGACCTGCCGCGCGGACGGGTCTCGGACATCACGGTCTTCGGCAGCCCCGGGGTACGCGCCCGGCACGCGGACGACCTGCACACCACCGCGCACATCTGGGCCGCCCGTGACGCCGGTGACTGGATCGGCGACGTCCCCCACCTGGAGTTCGCCGGCCTCGGCCACGGGGCCGATCCGGTCTCCAGTTCCTTCGGCGCCCGCGTCATCAGCGCGGCCGGCGCCTCCGGCCACCCCGGCTACTTCGCCCCCGGCACCACCAGCCTCGCCAACTTCGCGGAGATCGCCCTGGGCGACTACCGGGACGTCGCCTGCAACCAGAGTGACGCCTGTACACAGGGGCTCTAGTCCCGTTCCCGCCGGCCGGCGGTTCCGGGGCAAAAAGCGGTGACGCGCGTAGCGCCAGGGGGAGTCGGCAGGCGCGACCCGGCCATAAGCTGACCCTTATGGGTGACGTACTGGCCGGAAACAACGCCGTATGGGAGTTCGCACCAGACGCGCTGGTGATCCGGTACAGCCGTTCGGTGCGGGGCTCACGGCTGCTGCAGGCGCTCGGCGAACGGCGGGTGCCGTACACCGCCCTGGAGAGCGTGGAGGTGGCCGACGGCCGGCGCGGGACCGTCGTGCTGCGGGCGGTGCCGCGGCCGGGTGCGGACCCGGTGGTGGAGGCCGCCGCCGGGCAGCTGCGGGAGACCGCGGACCCCTACCGGCTGGTGCTGCCCGAGCAGTCGCGGTCGCTCGCCGAGGCCCGGCGGGACGAGCTCACCGCCGCGATCGGCGCGCTGGGCCCGGCCGAGCCGCCGGCCCGCTTCCTGGTGGCGGCGCCGGCCGGACCGCGCTCGTTCAAGGCGTACGACGCCAAGGCGTTCTTCGACGGCCGCACGGTCACCTTCCGCTGGTTCTGGACCGGCGCCTCCACCGCCAAGTGGAAAGCCGGCGACCAGTCCTTCCCGGTGGAGGAGCTGGACGGCGTGGAATGGCACTCCCCCGAACTCCTCCACGGCCACCTGCGGGTCCGCCGCCGGGACGCGGCCGAGCCGCCCGCGGCGGCCGACCAGGACCCCTCAGCGGTGATCTTCGGCCTCGGCTACGGCCCGGTCCACGAGTCCCTGCCGTTCGCCGCCGCCGTGCTGGCCGCCGTCCGCAAGTAACCCTCCGCCGTCCGGCGGCCCCCGTCCCGCGCCCCGCGCCCACTGCCTACTCCCGCGCCGCCGAGGTGCTGCTCATGTCCGGGTAACGGGTCCCCGCCACCTGCCCGGCGATCGGTTCGAGCCGGGCCAGCTCGGTGTCGGTGAGAGTGATCCGGGTGGCCGCGGTGTTCTCGCGGACACGGGACGCCCTGCGGGTGCCGGGGATCGGCACCACCGGCAGGCCGTGCACCTGGGCGCGCTGCTGGACCCAGGCCAGGGCGATCTGCCCGAGCGTGGCGCCGTGCGCCGCGGCCACCTCGCGGACCGGGTCGAGCAGGGCGGCGTTGCGTGCCGCGTTCTCCCCGGTGAAGCGGGGCTGGGCGCGGCGGAGGTCGCCGGGCGCCAGGTCGCCGGCCGCGTCCTGGAAGGCGCCGGTGAGGAAGCCGCGGCCGAGCGGCGAGTACGGCACGAAGGCGATGCCCAGTTCGGCCGCCGCGCCGACCGCGGACTGCTCCACGTCCCGGCTGAAGAGCGACCACTCGGACTGGATCGCGGCGATCGGGTGCACCGCGTGCGCCTCGCGCAGCTCGGCGCCGGTCACCTCGGACAGGCCCAGGTGGCGGACCTTGCCCGCCGCCACCAGCTCGCCCATCGCCCCGACCGACTCGCTCAGCGGCACCTTGGGGTCACGGCGGTGCATGTAGTAGACGTCGATGACGTCCGTGCCGAGCCGCCGCAGGCTGCCCTCGACCGCCTGCCGGATGTAGGCCGGGTCGTTGCGGATCGCCCGGTAGGAGGGGTCCTCGGGCCTGCGCTCGTTGGCGAACTTCGTGGCCAGCACGATCTCGTCACGGTGTGCCTTGACGAAGGGCGCGAGGAACTCCTCGTTGGCGCCGATCCCGTACATGTCGGCGGTGTCGTAGAGGGTCACCCCGAGGTCCAGCGCGACCTCCAGGGTCTCCCGCGCGCCCGCCTCGTCGGTCTGCCCGTAGAACTCGCTGATGCCCATGCACCCGAGACCCTGGATGCCGACCACCGGGCCGCCCCTGCCGAGCCGCTCCGTGCCGATCCGCGCGCCGCTGTCTTCTGCCATCACGTGCCTGTCCTCTCCACGGGTGCCGGACGCGGCCCCGCGTACGTTGCGATCTTGCTGTCGAGCACGGTGAGGGTGTCCTGGAGTTCGGCGATCCGCCGCAGGACCCCCAGCCGGGTCGACTCCAGCAGCGCCTGCCGGTCGGGATACGTCTGGTCGCCGGCCCTGACCATCTCCGCGTACGCCACCATGTCCGCGACCGGCATCCCGGTCAGCCGCAGCTTGCCGACGAACGCCAGCCAGTCCAGGTCCCGGTTGGAGAACCGCCGCTGCCCGGTGTGCGAGCGGTCGACGTGCGGCATCAGCCCGATCCGCTCGTACCAGCGCAGGGTGTGCGCGCTGAGGCCGGTGAAGTCGGCGACCTCACTGATCGTGTACTGGTCCTGGCCGTCGGGCCGCAGATGTCGTGCGTCGTCCTCGCAGTTCCTCGTGCCGACCGGTTTGCTCTTCGTCGCGTGCACGACCGTCATGGCCTCCACGCTAAGACCTTGGAGTGCACTCCAGGCAAGCGGGCTGCGGTCCGGTCCGCCCCACGCTCTAAGCTCGCCGCCATGGAGAGCCTGCAGTTGATCGAGAGCTGGCCGGTACAGAACGCGGCGGCGGCCGTCGTCCGGGGCGACGGGACGCTCGCCGGGACCTACGGGCCGGTCGAGCGGCAGTTCCGGCTCGCTTCGGTGACCAAGCCGCTGGCCGCGTACGCCGTGCTGGTCGGCTACGAGGAGGGCGTCTTCGAGCTGGACGACCCGGCCGGGCCCGCGGGATCGACCGTACGGCACCTGCTGGCGCACGCCTCCGGGCTCGCTTTCGACGAGCACAAGGTGGTGGCCGCGCCCGGCAACCGGCGGATCTACTCCAACGCGGGCTTCGAGGTGCTGGGCGAGACCCTGACGAAGGCGGCCGGGATGCCGTTCGCGGAGTACCTGCGGCAGGCCGTGCTGGAGCCGCTGGGCATGACGGGCACCTCGCTGCCCGGCTCACCGGCGGCGGACGGCGTCTCGACCGCCGCCGACCTGGCCCGCTTCGCCACGGAGCTGCAGGCCCCGCAGCTGCTCCACCCGTCCACCGTGGCGACGGCGACCTCCGTGGCGTACCCGGGCCTCAAGGGCGTCCTGCCGGGCTACGGCCACCAGAACCCCAACGACTGGGGCCTGGGCTTCGAGCTGCGGGACAGCAAATCCCCGCACTGGACCGGCGCCCTGTCCTCGCCCGCCACCTTCGGCCACTTCGGCCAGTCCGGCACCTTCTTGTGGGTGGACCCGGCGGCGGCCGCGGCCCTGGTGGTGCTGACCGACCGCGACTTCGGCGAGTGGGCGCTGCCGCAGTGGCCGCGGCTGACCGACGCGGTGCTGACGGAGCTGCGCGGCTGACCTGGTCCTGCGGCCGGGCGGCCCGGCGTCAGGCGGTGAGCCGCAGGGCCGTCTCCCACAGGCGCTCGGCGTTCGCCGGGTCCAGCGCGAAGGGCGCCACCCCGCCCTGGAAGAGCGGCGGGTGCTCGGTGAGCGGTTCGGCCTCGGCGCAGTCCTCCGGATAGCGGCCCCCGATGCCGTCGAGCAGCGGGGAGGCGGCGGCGAGCACCGAGGTGGCGGCGCCCTGGGCGGCGGTCTTGCGGCGCTCGGGCGGGGTCTTGATGCCGCCGGTGTGCTGCTGGAGGTTGGTGGGGACGGCGCCCGGGTGGACGGCCGGCCGGCCCTGGTACCGGCGGGGACAGGCTCCGCAGGCCGCGCCGCCGTACCTGGAGACATGGCTACCGGGAGCGGGCTCGGCGACTTCCTGCGGTCCCGCCGGGAGCGGATCCACCCCCAGGTCGGGCCGCTCGACCTGCGGTACGAGAAGCTGGCGCTGCCCGGCGCACCCGGCCAGATGCTGATCACCTACCACGCCGCTCCGGGCTCCGCGTCGTACGAACGCCTGTGGCTGCCGGCCCACGTGGCCGATCCGGTCAGCCGTACGACGGCTCCCCGTGCATCTCCCACACCAGATACTCCGCAGGACCGTTCGTTTCTGCCCGCAGCCCCGCATCGGCCGTGATCCTGGCCGCGTCGCCGGCCGCCAACACCTGTTCGCCGAGCCGCACTTGCCCGCGTACGACATGGACGTACACGAAGGGCGCGGCCGGCAACGGCCCCGGCGCGCGGCCGACATGGAGGGTGGCGAGCGGCTGGCCCGGCGGCGTGAACCGGTCGGCGCGCCGGACGGCGTACCGCGGCTCGCCGCCGAACTCGCCCGGGTGCAGCCACATCTGAAGGAACGTCAGCGGTTCGGGGCCGGCGTTGCGCTCGACATGCCGCACCCCGGCGCCCGCGCCGAGCCACTGCACCTCCCCGGGCCGTACCACCGACGCGTGCCCGGCCGAGTCGGTGTGTGTCAGCTCGCCCGTCACCACCCAGGTGACGATCTCGGTGTCGCGGTGCGGGTGCGCGGCGAACCCCGCGCCGGGTGCCAGCCGTTCCTCGTTGCAGGCCAGCAGCAGTCCGAAGCGGACATTGGCCGGGTCGTAGTGGCCGCCGAAGGAGAAGGCGTGCCGGGTCTCGATCCCGGCCGCCGGCTCACCGCCCCGGTAGCGGTCCGCCGCCCGCGTCACGTCGATCACGGGACCACCGTACGCACCCCGCCGCAGGGCAGCGCCCGCCGTGGCCGGGCAAACCCGGCAGACCCCCGCACAGCCCGCCGCAGGCGATAAGGCAGGCTTGTCACGTGCCCGATGCCCCGCAAGTCCCGAAGGTGCCCGCCGAGCGTTCCCGCGGGGACCACTCCGCGACGCTCAAGCGGCTGGAGAAGTCCGCCGGCCGGCTGGCCGCGAACGCCATCGCGCGGATGGACGAGCAGCTGCCCTGGTACCGGGCGATGCCGCCGGAGAACCGGTCCTGGATCGGACTGGTGGCGCAGGCGGGCATCGCCGCGTTCACCGAGTGGTTCCGCCACCCCGGGGCGCCGCAGGCGATCAGCACCGACGTGTTCGGCACCGCGCCGCGCGAGCTGACCCGGGCCATCTCGCTGCGGCAGACCGTGGAGATGGTCCGCACCACCATCGAGGTGATGGAGGCGGCGATCGACGAGGTGGCCGCCCCCGGCGACGAATCGGTCCTGCGGGAGGCGCTGCTGGTCTACGCCCGGGAGATCGCCTTCGCCACCGCCCAGGTGTACGCGCAGGCCGCCGAGGCACGCGGCGCGTGGGACGCCCGGCTGGAGTCGCTGGTGGTCAACGCGGTGATCTCCGGCGAGGCGGACGAGGGCGTGCTGTCCCGGGCCGCCGCGCTCGGCTGGAGTTCGCCAGACAAGATCGTGGTGGTGCTCGGCACCGCGCCCAACGGGGACAGCGAACTCACCGTGGAGGCGATCCGCCGGGCCTCCCGGCACGCCAAACTGCAGGTGCTCACCGGGGTGCTCGGCGAGCGGCTGGTGGTGGTGGCCGGCGGGGACGACGATCCGCTCCGGGTGGCGAAGGCGCTCATCGGGCCGTTCGCGGCGGGCCCGGTGGTGGCCGGTC
Protein-coding regions in this window:
- a CDS encoding TerD family protein produces the protein MGVTLAKGGNVSLSKAAPNLTQVQIGLGWRARSTTGADFDLDASALLCANGRVLGDEYFVFYNNLKSPEGSVEHTGDDLVGGSGGDDETILVDLSLVPAAVDKVVFPVSIYDADARVQTFGQVSDAYIRVLNQADGVELARYDLTEDASTETAMIFGELYRYGGEWKFRAVGQGYASGLRGIALDFGVNVS
- a CDS encoding TerD family protein, with the translated sequence MGVSLSKGGNVSLTKEAPNLTAVVVGLGWDARTTTGNDFDLDASALLTNEQGKVLSDAHFVFFNNLRSPDGSVEHTGDNLTGEGEGDDEVINVNLATVPADVTKIVFPVSIYEAETRQQSFGQVRNAYIRVVNAADNRELARYDLTEDASTETAMVFGELYRHGGEWKFRAIGQGYASGLRGIAQDFGVNV
- a CDS encoding peroxiredoxin, whose protein sequence is MPTEAGAPAPDFQLSDQHGRTVRLSHFRGRKNVVLLFFPFAFTSVCTGELRAVQEALPAFQNDDVQVLAVSCDSMHALRVFSDSEELDFPLLSDFWPHGTASRAYGVFAEDKGCALRGTFVIDKRGTVRWTIVNGLPDARDLQEYTKALEAL
- a CDS encoding DUF3052 domain-containing protein gives rise to the protein MSATADHAEERTNPASRLGFEPGQVVQELGYDEDCDQDLREAIEELTGEELADEEYDDVPDAVLLWFREDDGDLTDALVDATSTVDPGAPIWLMTPKTGRDGHVEPSEIGEAAQTAGLAQTSSVNAARDWTGSRLVTPKAARAARR
- the aceE gene encoding pyruvate dehydrogenase (acetyl-transferring), homodimeric type, yielding MASGSDRNPIIIGGLPSQVPDFDPEETAEWLDSLDAAIDERGRERARYLMLRLIEHAREKRVAVPEMRSSDYVNTIATKDEPFFPGNEEIERKILNATRWNAAVMVSRAQRPGIGVGGHIATFASSASLYDVGFNHFFRGKDDGTGGDQIFFQGHASPGIYARAFLLDRLTEAQLDAFRQEKSKAPDGLSSYPHPRLMPDFWEFPTVSMGLGPLGAIYQARMNRYMQARGIADTSSSHVWAFLGDGEMDEPESLGQLSIAAREGLDNLTFVVNCNLQRLDGPVRGNGKIIQELESQFRGAGWNVIKLVWDRSWDPLLAQDRDGLLVNKMNITPDGQFQTYATETGAYIREHFFGDDQRLRKMVEGMTDEQILHLGRGGHDHRKVFAAYTAAMEHRGQPTVILAQTIKGWTLGPNFEGRNATHQMKKLTVDDLKRFRDRLHLPITDKRLDEGYPPYYHPGRDSEEIQYMHDHRKSLGGYVPSRVVRAKPLPQPPDKTYATAKKGSGQQSIATTMAFVRVLKDLMRDKEIGKRFVLIAPDEYRTFGMDAFFPSAKIYNPLGQQYESVDRELLLAYKESPTGQMLHDGISEAGCTASLIAAGSAYATHGEPLIPVYVFYSMFGFQRTGDQFWQMSDQLARGFVLGATAGRTTLTGEGLQHADGHSQLLASTNPACVAYDPAYSFEIAHIVQDGLRRMYGETADGRPGEDIFYYLTVYNEPIQHPAEPADVDVEGILKGVHRLKAGEAGAIPAQIMASGVAVPWALEAQRLLAADWNVRADVWSATSWNELRREAVEVKQHNLLHPEEEQRVPYVTRKLSGAEGPFVAVSDWMRSVPDQIARWVPGRYASLGADGFGFADTRGAARRFFHIDAQSIVLAVLTELAQDGRIDRSVLKQAVDRYQLLDVAAAHPGAAGGDA
- a CDS encoding alpha/beta hydrolase, with amino-acid sequence MTLFYLRTSPAAVRVLLALAVVFVMLATTGWTAVRPHGLPDARAASISAWMSGKVGLRRLPDPKAAPGAIARFFASLTATQRLGLAKRYPLVVGNLNGAPTALRYLANRLALTEARSAERALYRSGKLTPVGRQNARLLVERYTSLLTGNRQILAFDPTGAGRAAEVLGDLDTASRISIVVPGVDTDMLSFERDDKPYQAPAGMARELYGAEASADPGAHTAVVAWADYTTPIGVGLDASTGLDAERGAVRLEGLVTALPRQAEVALFCHSYGSVLCGVAAPDLPRGRVSDITVFGSPGVRARHADDLHTTAHIWAARDAGDWIGDVPHLEFAGLGHGADPVSSSFGARVISAAGASGHPGYFAPGTTSLANFAEIALGDYRDVACNQSDACTQGL
- a CDS encoding DUF4429 domain-containing protein, translating into MGDVLAGNNAVWEFAPDALVIRYSRSVRGSRLLQALGERRVPYTALESVEVADGRRGTVVLRAVPRPGADPVVEAAAGQLRETADPYRLVLPEQSRSLAEARRDELTAAIGALGPAEPPARFLVAAPAGPRSFKAYDAKAFFDGRTVTFRWFWTGASTAKWKAGDQSFPVEELDGVEWHSPELLHGHLRVRRRDAAEPPAAADQDPSAVIFGLGYGPVHESLPFAAAVLAAVRK
- a CDS encoding aldo/keto reductase gives rise to the protein MAEDSGARIGTERLGRGGPVVGIQGLGCMGISEFYGQTDEAGARETLEVALDLGVTLYDTADMYGIGANEEFLAPFVKAHRDEIVLATKFANERRPEDPSYRAIRNDPAYIRQAVEGSLRRLGTDVIDVYYMHRRDPKVPLSESVGAMGELVAAGKVRHLGLSEVTGAELREAHAVHPIAAIQSEWSLFSRDVEQSAVGAAAELGIAFVPYSPLGRGFLTGAFQDAAGDLAPGDLRRAQPRFTGENAARNAALLDPVREVAAAHGATLGQIALAWVQQRAQVHGLPVVPIPGTRRASRVRENTAATRITLTDTELARLEPIAGQVAGTRYPDMSSTSAARE
- a CDS encoding MerR family transcriptional regulator — translated: MTVVHATKSKPVGTRNCEDDARHLRPDGQDQYTISEVADFTGLSAHTLRWYERIGLMPHVDRSHTGQRRFSNRDLDWLAFVGKLRLTGMPVADMVAYAEMVRAGDQTYPDRQALLESTRLGVLRRIAELQDTLTVLDSKIATYAGPRPAPVERTGT